One segment of Radiobacillus kanasensis DNA contains the following:
- the dat gene encoding D-amino-acid transaminase, with the protein MTVHSYVLSQLEFVDRHSLTYPFEERGLQFGDGVYEVIRVYGGNYYLKNEHVDRLFRSAEAVKIDLPFSKDELHASLSELLSKNNVTGNAKVYLQATRGSATRDHVFPSVPANFYAYVQDMPRPEEKLRHGVSAIVRPDIRWQNCYIKSLNLLPNVLAKQEASEYGAYEAILHRDGKVTECSSSNVYIVKKGTVYTHPETNQILHGCVRARVKQLAYQEKIPFVEAAFSATQLMEADEVFVTSSTSEVMPIVQVDNQTIGNGKPGNITSKLQHAYAVDANIADYSIVGK; encoded by the coding sequence ATGACCGTACACTCCTATGTATTATCACAGCTAGAATTTGTAGATCGTCATAGCCTTACTTATCCATTTGAAGAAAGAGGCTTACAATTTGGCGATGGTGTTTATGAAGTAATTCGCGTTTATGGTGGGAACTATTATCTGAAGAACGAGCACGTTGACCGACTTTTTCGTTCGGCCGAAGCGGTTAAGATAGACCTTCCTTTTTCCAAAGATGAACTTCATGCTAGTCTTAGTGAATTGTTGTCCAAAAATAATGTTACGGGTAATGCAAAAGTTTATCTTCAGGCAACAAGAGGGTCCGCTACCCGTGATCACGTTTTCCCTTCTGTGCCCGCTAACTTTTATGCCTATGTGCAAGACATGCCACGGCCAGAGGAGAAACTTCGACATGGTGTGTCTGCTATCGTACGTCCAGACATCCGTTGGCAAAATTGTTATATCAAAAGCTTAAATTTACTACCTAACGTTTTAGCTAAACAAGAAGCTAGTGAGTACGGGGCCTATGAAGCAATCCTTCATCGTGACGGAAAAGTAACTGAATGTAGCTCATCCAATGTATATATCGTTAAAAAAGGAACCGTGTACACACACCCTGAAACGAACCAAATCCTACACGGATGTGTTCGGGCACGAGTGAAACAATTAGCCTACCAAGAAAAAATTCCGTTTGTCGAGGCAGCTTTTTCAGCTACACAGTTAATGGAAGCAGACGAAGTTTTCGTCACCAGTAGTACATCAGAAGTCATGCCAATTGTTCAAGTGGATAATCAAACCATTGGCAACGGCAAGCCCGGAAACATCACCTCAAAACTACAACATGCGTATGCAGTAGATGCGAATATTGCAGACTATTCTATTGTAGGAAAGTAA
- a CDS encoding ABC-ATPase domain-containing protein, whose amino-acid sequence MKKLQQLLKQIDGKGYKGYKSIQGKYEFHRYELMIDYVQGDPFASPSKIRIIIPDQYYKIKSEWKKEKKRKIYTEDKIARTVEKAINQNQTFIKGSGKSGMISIDKPGQEILERTAVSIDERQTTICLMVGLPANGRKINGKEAEKLFFTVLPTILKQSVFSIQDEEIEEVVKLADQHKAIREKMQENDWTVFVADGSILPRKSGVSNQPLHDAVPFEVPEDKRVSIDIPHRKEPLSGMALKKGIVLIVGGGYHGKSTLLNAIERGVYHHIKGDGREFVLTDPQAVKVRAEDGRGIRRVNISPFINNLPHGQSTRAFSTENASGSTSQAANVVEALEAGASTILMDEDTSATNFMIRDQRMKELVVDDKEPITPFIDKIKQLKVQRNVSSILVMGGSGDYFDVADDVIMMEDYKPHLVTDKAKKIAKKYPTKFENVAGEFGDLTKRTFLSASFSTGRKGKVQAKGLKSILMERDMLDLNGVEQLVDSSQTRTIAEIFKYLDHSKKSEGLSLEQLLDELEQIMTEKGLQAFTKFPDQHPGDLARPRRFEIAAALNRLRRAKVKDMT is encoded by the coding sequence TTGAAGAAACTTCAACAATTACTAAAGCAAATAGATGGAAAAGGGTATAAAGGTTACAAATCTATTCAAGGAAAATACGAGTTTCATCGGTATGAGCTGATGATTGATTATGTCCAAGGAGATCCTTTTGCATCGCCTTCGAAAATAAGGATTATTATTCCGGATCAATATTACAAAATCAAATCAGAATGGAAGAAAGAAAAAAAACGAAAAATATATACAGAAGATAAGATTGCGCGAACTGTCGAAAAGGCGATCAATCAAAATCAGACTTTCATCAAGGGATCTGGAAAAAGCGGAATGATTTCTATTGATAAGCCTGGTCAAGAAATATTAGAACGCACAGCTGTTTCCATTGATGAGAGGCAAACGACAATCTGCTTAATGGTTGGGCTGCCAGCTAATGGTCGTAAAATTAATGGGAAGGAAGCGGAGAAGCTGTTTTTCACCGTTCTTCCAACCATCTTGAAGCAGTCAGTTTTCTCTATTCAAGATGAAGAAATAGAAGAAGTCGTAAAGCTAGCAGATCAACATAAAGCCATTCGCGAAAAGATGCAAGAAAATGATTGGACCGTCTTTGTAGCAGATGGCTCCATCTTACCCAGGAAAAGCGGTGTCAGTAATCAGCCCTTACATGATGCAGTTCCTTTTGAGGTTCCTGAGGATAAACGTGTATCCATCGATATCCCTCATCGCAAAGAACCACTTTCAGGTATGGCCTTGAAAAAAGGTATTGTTTTGATTGTTGGGGGAGGCTACCATGGTAAAAGTACCCTGTTGAATGCGATTGAACGGGGAGTGTATCATCATATAAAAGGGGATGGCCGGGAATTTGTGCTAACAGATCCTCAGGCGGTCAAAGTTCGAGCAGAGGATGGAAGAGGCATTCGGCGCGTTAATATTTCTCCTTTCATCAATAATTTGCCACATGGACAATCAACCAGGGCGTTTTCAACAGAAAATGCAAGTGGCAGTACATCTCAAGCTGCCAATGTAGTAGAAGCCTTAGAGGCAGGTGCTTCAACGATACTAATGGACGAAGATACAAGTGCGACGAACTTTATGATCCGTGACCAACGTATGAAGGAATTAGTCGTGGATGATAAAGAACCGATCACACCGTTTATTGATAAAATAAAGCAGTTAAAGGTACAAAGGAACGTTTCTTCTATATTAGTGATGGGTGGTTCGGGAGATTATTTTGATGTGGCTGATGATGTGATTATGATGGAAGACTATAAGCCTCATCTTGTAACGGATAAAGCCAAAAAAATTGCGAAGAAGTATCCAACTAAGTTCGAGAACGTTGCAGGCGAGTTTGGTGATTTAACGAAACGAACATTCTTATCTGCCAGTTTTTCTACAGGGCGAAAAGGAAAGGTTCAGGCAAAAGGATTAAAATCGATTCTAATGGAACGTGATATGCTTGATTTGAATGGAGTGGAACAATTAGTAGACTCCTCTCAAACTCGAACTATAGCGGAAATCTTCAAGTATCTAGACCATTCGAAAAAAAGTGAAGGTCTTTCTTTAGAACAGTTGTTAGATGAACTCGAACAGATCATGACAGAAAAAGGTTTACAGGCCTTTACGAAATTTCCGGACCAGCATCCGGGAGACTTAGCCAGACCAAGACGGTTTGAAATCGCCGCTGCACTCAATCGATTGCGCCGCGCAAAAGTAAAAGATATGACGTAA
- the queG gene encoding tRNA epoxyqueuosine(34) reductase QueG: MSYHDLKEEIIAYSKSIGIDKIGFASVDVFTELKERLKRQQELGYQSGFEKGSNEERTEPTRLLPEAQSIIAIALAYPSRMKNAPKSVKGDRRGLFCRASWGRDYHDVLRDKLSQLAAFLEEKVPGFHHKIMVDTGELSDRAVAERAGIGFSGKNTMIITPEFGSYVYLGEMVTNIPLPPDEPVEDSCGTCTKCLDACPTGALVNGGQLNAQKCIAFLTQTKDFLPDEYRSKIGNRLYGCDTCQLVCPKNHKKDFHLHVEMEPDPEIVKPRLLPLLKLSNREFNERYGEISGSWRGKKPIQRNAIIALAHYKEEGAVEELIRVMNEDPRPVIRGTAAWALGKIGTEQAFQAIVKAKEKEKEEQVLEEMDKGLRFEVGT, encoded by the coding sequence ATGTCCTATCATGATTTAAAAGAAGAAATCATCGCTTATAGCAAATCCATCGGTATTGATAAAATAGGTTTTGCTTCCGTGGATGTGTTTACGGAGTTAAAAGAACGACTTAAGAGGCAGCAGGAACTCGGCTACCAGTCTGGTTTCGAAAAAGGAAGTAACGAAGAGCGTACGGAACCTACCCGTCTTTTGCCAGAAGCACAATCCATCATTGCAATAGCCCTTGCCTATCCCTCCCGAATGAAAAACGCTCCGAAAAGTGTGAAGGGTGATCGACGTGGTTTGTTTTGCCGCGCATCGTGGGGCCGTGATTATCATGACGTGTTACGCGATAAACTTTCCCAACTTGCTGCTTTTTTAGAAGAAAAAGTTCCCGGCTTCCATCATAAAATAATGGTCGATACTGGAGAGCTTTCTGATCGTGCGGTAGCAGAACGAGCAGGTATTGGATTTAGTGGGAAAAACACAATGATCATAACCCCTGAGTTTGGGTCCTACGTGTACCTTGGGGAAATGGTTACGAATATTCCATTACCACCTGACGAACCTGTAGAGGATAGCTGTGGAACGTGTACGAAGTGTCTAGATGCTTGTCCAACAGGAGCTTTAGTGAATGGTGGGCAATTAAATGCCCAGAAATGTATTGCCTTTCTAACACAGACAAAAGACTTTTTACCGGATGAGTATCGCAGTAAAATCGGAAACCGTTTGTATGGCTGCGATACCTGTCAGCTTGTCTGTCCGAAAAATCATAAAAAGGACTTCCATCTACATGTGGAAATGGAACCGGATCCGGAAATTGTGAAGCCAAGATTGCTCCCACTTCTTAAACTTTCTAACCGGGAGTTTAATGAAAGGTATGGCGAGATATCTGGTTCTTGGCGTGGCAAGAAACCGATACAGCGCAACGCAATTATTGCACTCGCGCACTATAAAGAAGAAGGCGCAGTGGAAGAATTGATTCGAGTGATGAACGAAGACCCGCGTCCAGTAATTCGGGGAACTGCTGCTTGGGCGCTCGGGAAAATTGGAACGGAGCAAGCATTCCAAGCTATAGTGAAAGCTAAGGAAAAAGAAAAAGAGGAACAGGTTCTAGAAGAAATGGACAAAGGACTTCGGTTCGAGGTAGGGACCTGA
- a CDS encoding amidase domain-containing protein — translation MKKSEQIEKYWTEQINGYRALDEQNWVTKKIQLHEQRGNEVARVTGNGNLFRLLDGDGEETSLQYQLHVTFLIRNGDAFYHEEQQATHQALFYKDQLVEDRVVAEPTEEEAPAIEPFESSEMRNNERFVYDRRAAVQYAERWWDDYNPDYKNFDVDCTNYISQCLHAGGAPMRGMPNRSEGWWFSGDNWSFSWAVAHSFRWYLSGSNQGLKGKELERPEDLMLGDVICYDFEGDGRWNHTTIVVDKDSSGMPLVNAHTSNSRHRYWSYEDSYAWTEDCQYKFFRIGE, via the coding sequence ATGAAAAAGAGTGAACAAATAGAAAAATATTGGACGGAACAAATCAATGGTTATCGCGCGCTAGATGAGCAGAATTGGGTAACGAAAAAAATTCAGTTACATGAACAACGAGGAAATGAAGTGGCACGTGTTACGGGAAACGGGAATTTGTTTCGACTATTGGACGGGGATGGAGAGGAAACTAGCCTTCAATACCAGCTTCATGTTACTTTTTTGATTCGAAACGGCGATGCCTTTTACCATGAGGAACAACAAGCTACTCATCAAGCTCTTTTTTATAAAGATCAGCTTGTTGAGGACCGTGTGGTAGCAGAACCAACCGAGGAAGAAGCTCCTGCTATCGAACCGTTTGAGTCTTCAGAAATGCGGAATAACGAACGTTTCGTCTATGATCGTAGAGCTGCGGTTCAATATGCCGAACGTTGGTGGGATGATTATAATCCCGACTACAAAAATTTTGATGTCGATTGTACGAATTATATTTCCCAGTGTTTGCATGCTGGTGGCGCCCCAATGCGTGGAATGCCGAATCGATCAGAAGGCTGGTGGTTCTCCGGAGATAACTGGAGTTTCAGCTGGGCAGTAGCCCATTCCTTTCGTTGGTACTTATCTGGTTCGAATCAAGGATTGAAGGGCAAAGAACTAGAGCGACCAGAAGATCTAATGCTAGGTGATGTGATTTGCTATGACTTTGAAGGAGATGGGCGTTGGAATCATACGACCATCGTCGTAGATAAGGATAGCAGTGGAATGCCTCTTGTCAATGCGCATACAAGCAACAGTCGCCATCGTTATTGGTCTTATGAGGATTCATATGCATGGACAGAGGACTGTCAATATAAGTTTTTTCGAATCGGAGAATGA
- a CDS encoding tRNA (cytidine(34)-2'-O)-methyltransferase gives MANHIVLFQPEIPANTGNIARTCLATDTSLHLIRPLGFSTEDKMLRRAGLDYWKDVTIHYYDSLDELYDTYPGGDFYYIENFGTKAYTDFDFSPIDKDMFFVFGRETNGIPHALLEGKEDRCLRIHMNDKVRSLNLSNTAAILIYEVLRQQGFPGLK, from the coding sequence GTGGCAAATCATATTGTATTATTTCAACCAGAAATTCCTGCAAATACAGGTAATATAGCAAGAACGTGCCTAGCAACCGACACATCGCTACATCTCATTCGACCACTCGGTTTTTCTACCGAGGACAAGATGCTGCGAAGAGCAGGGCTGGACTATTGGAAGGATGTTACGATTCATTACTATGATTCTTTAGATGAATTGTATGACACATATCCGGGCGGGGATTTTTATTATATAGAAAACTTCGGTACGAAAGCTTATACGGACTTTGATTTTAGTCCTATCGATAAAGACATGTTCTTCGTTTTTGGGAGAGAAACGAATGGCATCCCACATGCTTTGTTGGAAGGGAAAGAAGATCGCTGTTTACGGATTCATATGAATGATAAGGTACGGTCGTTAAATCTTTCGAACACAGCAGCAATCTTAATATATGAGGTCTTAAGACAACAAGGTTTTCCTGGCTTAAAATAA
- a CDS encoding PrkA family serine protein kinase, which produces MDILRKVQGVREEQEKLQWEGTLVDYLELLKEKPYLAQTAHSRVYNMIKQKGIEEVDGKKTYKFFGDELFGLEDALEKLVEEYFHPAARRLDVRKRILLLMGPVSGGKSTLVSLLKRGLEEFTYTDEGAVYAIKGCPMAEDPLHLIPQHLRKDFEEEFGIRIEGNLSPLNRMRLEEEYEGKIEDVRVERIFFSEDKRTGIGTFSPSDPKSQDIADLTGSIDFSTIAEYGSESDPRAYRFDGELNKANRGLMEFQEMLKCDEKFLWHLLSLTQEGNFKAGRFALISADELVVAHTNETEYRSFISNKKNEALHSRMIVMPVPYNLKISQEEKIYEKMINESDIGHVHIAPHTLRVAAMFTILTRLKESDKANISLLKKMYLYDGQNVEGFSDADLQEMKKEFSDEGMSGIDPRYVINRISSTIIKREMTSINALDVLRSLKDGLDSHASISKEEKEKYLDFISIARKEYDEMAKKEVQKAFVYSYEESAKTLMDNYLDNVEAFCNKSKLTDPLTGEEMHPDEKLMRSIEEQIGISENAKKAFREEILIRISAYARKGKKFDYQSHERLREAIQKKLFADLKDVVKITTSTKTPDEQQLKKMNEVVATLVDEYGYNSTSANELLRYVGSLLNR; this is translated from the coding sequence TTGGATATTCTAAGGAAAGTACAGGGTGTTCGTGAGGAACAGGAAAAACTTCAGTGGGAAGGAACGTTGGTGGACTACCTCGAGCTATTGAAGGAGAAGCCATACTTGGCTCAGACTGCTCATTCGCGTGTGTATAATATGATCAAGCAAAAAGGAATCGAAGAAGTAGATGGTAAGAAAACATATAAATTTTTCGGCGATGAGCTGTTTGGTCTAGAGGATGCTTTAGAAAAATTGGTGGAAGAATATTTTCACCCAGCAGCTAGAAGGTTAGATGTACGTAAACGAATTTTATTGTTAATGGGACCTGTTAGTGGAGGGAAGTCCACGCTCGTATCGCTGTTAAAACGAGGTCTAGAAGAATTCACATATACCGATGAAGGCGCGGTGTACGCGATCAAAGGATGCCCAATGGCGGAGGATCCCCTACACTTAATTCCACAGCACCTACGTAAGGATTTTGAAGAAGAGTTCGGTATTCGGATTGAAGGGAACCTATCCCCACTTAACAGAATGCGCTTGGAAGAGGAGTATGAAGGGAAAATTGAAGATGTTCGTGTTGAGCGTATCTTTTTCTCGGAGGATAAACGGACGGGAATTGGCACATTTAGTCCATCTGACCCGAAGTCACAAGATATTGCGGATCTTACTGGTTCCATTGATTTCTCTACGATTGCCGAATATGGATCAGAATCAGATCCCAGAGCTTATCGATTTGATGGAGAGTTGAACAAAGCGAATCGGGGTCTCATGGAGTTTCAAGAAATGCTTAAATGTGATGAAAAATTCCTCTGGCATTTGCTGTCTTTGACCCAGGAAGGGAACTTTAAAGCAGGGAGATTTGCCTTGATATCTGCGGATGAATTAGTTGTAGCCCATACCAATGAAACGGAATATCGTTCTTTCATTTCCAACAAGAAAAACGAAGCCCTCCACTCCCGGATGATTGTCATGCCGGTACCTTACAATTTGAAAATCAGCCAAGAAGAGAAAATTTATGAAAAGATGATAAATGAAAGTGACATCGGTCATGTGCATATTGCTCCACATACTCTTCGTGTGGCAGCTATGTTTACTATTTTAACAAGGTTGAAGGAATCAGATAAAGCGAACATCAGTCTTTTAAAGAAAATGTATTTGTATGATGGGCAAAATGTCGAAGGCTTTAGCGATGCCGATTTACAGGAAATGAAAAAGGAGTTTTCAGATGAAGGGATGTCCGGTATTGACCCTAGATATGTCATTAACCGAATTTCATCTACTATCATTAAACGGGAAATGACTTCCATCAATGCACTGGATGTCCTTCGGTCTTTAAAAGACGGATTGGACAGTCACGCTTCTATTTCTAAGGAAGAAAAAGAGAAATATTTGGACTTCATCTCCATTGCCCGAAAAGAATACGATGAGATGGCGAAAAAAGAAGTCCAAAAAGCATTCGTTTATTCCTATGAAGAATCTGCAAAAACATTGATGGATAATTACTTGGATAATGTCGAGGCATTCTGCAATAAATCAAAACTTACGGATCCATTGACGGGAGAAGAAATGCACCCCGATGAAAAGCTAATGCGTTCCATTGAAGAACAAATTGGAATTTCGGAAAACGCGAAGAAAGCATTCCGAGAAGAAATTCTGATTCGAATTTCAGCTTACGCACGGAAAGGAAAAAAGTTCGACTATCAATCCCACGAACGGCTCCGCGAAGCGATTCAAAAGAAATTGTTTGCGGATCTCAAAGATGTGGTTAAGATCACAACGTCTACGAAAACCCCAGATGAGCAGCAACTGAAGAAGATGAATGAAGTGGTAGCGACGTTAGTAGATGAGTATGGATATAATTCTACCTCAGCCAATGAGTTACTTCGATATGTTGGTAGCTTGTTAAATCGCTAA
- a CDS encoding copper resistance CopC family protein, with the protein MKKVVTALVLFFLLVPTVQAHSVLVESNPAEGATIQEELTEVALTFNTKVEEGSTFTLVSTDGQEQVPTEIVVSDSTLTGTYDTPIPNGEYTVQYNVIGADGHPIEGSYSFSVAVEASEPEAEEPTESPEEETTEEESVQDEPKEKTADVEEQTASDSEESTEESTNWLPIVAIAIVIVALFVILWTSRRKSKGR; encoded by the coding sequence ATGAAAAAAGTCGTCACAGCGCTTGTCCTTTTCTTTTTACTAGTTCCAACAGTACAAGCTCATTCTGTATTAGTAGAGTCCAACCCTGCGGAAGGGGCAACTATTCAAGAGGAGTTAACGGAAGTTGCGCTTACGTTTAACACGAAAGTGGAAGAAGGAAGTACGTTTACGTTAGTAAGCACAGATGGTCAGGAACAAGTTCCAACTGAAATAGTAGTTAGTGATAGCACATTAACTGGTACATATGATACGCCAATTCCAAACGGAGAATATACCGTGCAATATAATGTGATCGGAGCTGATGGTCATCCTATTGAAGGGTCGTATTCCTTCTCGGTCGCTGTAGAAGCAAGCGAGCCTGAAGCAGAGGAGCCAACAGAATCGCCTGAAGAAGAAACGACAGAGGAAGAATCTGTACAAGATGAACCTAAGGAAAAAACAGCCGATGTAGAAGAACAAACAGCTTCTGATTCAGAAGAGTCTACAGAGGAATCCACTAATTGGCTTCCAATCGTGGCAATTGCTATCGTTATAGTCGCGTTATTCGTTATACTATGGACTAGCAGAAGAAAATCGAAGGGAAGATAA
- a CDS encoding copper resistance D family protein, whose protein sequence is MESFTNSMVILTEVLLYVSFAILMGSLILMLLPATSKPPVWTSKGILMGSTLLIPILSLFPILELTSILGEGIGFMPVFTNILSSFEVGKAWTYTLILSVVLLVLFVTVDVKKNKTGNILAIGFTVLLVLATGYAGHASSITDWSGFFAHSFHFLAVVVWSGVVLVASWFSRQSEGEQWKKFVSWFTPLAIVCLVVLIIAGFFTMKIDINSYDDVTAPWYQEYRDSLLVNYGQSLLIKHLLFVPLLVFAFINAFIIKRRVSDSGYNPIKWLRAESVFILFVLIATAFMGNDYPPHQINTLIQTSGASPLFNLFHTQTVQAPVQVGLQFELVQYVLFGLAAVSAIMMIRLARKETKPTLSFVLGILFVISTYIAVITGLSA, encoded by the coding sequence GTGGAGTCGTTTACGAATAGTATGGTCATTTTGACGGAAGTTCTCTTGTATGTGAGTTTTGCCATTCTAATGGGGAGCCTTATATTGATGTTACTACCTGCCACTAGTAAGCCTCCAGTGTGGACATCTAAAGGGATTTTAATGGGTAGTACCTTGCTTATACCGATTTTATCTTTATTTCCTATTTTAGAATTAACGTCTATCTTAGGAGAAGGAATTGGATTTATGCCGGTTTTCACTAACATCTTAAGCTCCTTTGAAGTCGGGAAAGCCTGGACCTATACACTTATTCTGTCGGTTGTGCTTTTGGTTTTATTTGTCACAGTTGATGTGAAAAAGAATAAAACTGGGAATATTTTAGCAATAGGATTTACTGTTTTGCTCGTATTAGCGACTGGTTATGCCGGACATGCTTCTTCGATTACAGACTGGAGTGGGTTTTTCGCACATTCCTTTCACTTTTTAGCTGTAGTTGTTTGGAGCGGTGTCGTTTTAGTCGCATCCTGGTTTTCTCGTCAGTCAGAAGGGGAGCAATGGAAGAAGTTTGTAAGTTGGTTTACCCCATTAGCTATTGTGTGTTTAGTCGTTCTTATCATTGCTGGATTTTTTACAATGAAGATTGATATTAATTCTTATGATGATGTGACAGCGCCTTGGTACCAAGAATATCGGGATAGCTTACTTGTAAATTATGGACAGTCCTTATTGATTAAGCATTTATTGTTCGTACCGCTGTTGGTGTTTGCTTTTATCAACGCTTTTATCATTAAACGCCGAGTGTCGGACTCGGGCTATAATCCGATAAAGTGGCTAAGAGCAGAGAGTGTGTTTATTTTATTCGTTTTAATTGCCACTGCCTTTATGGGAAACGACTATCCGCCTCATCAAATTAATACTTTGATCCAAACATCTGGAGCATCTCCGTTGTTTAATCTGTTCCATACTCAAACGGTGCAAGCGCCTGTTCAAGTTGGCTTGCAATTCGAGCTTGTTCAGTATGTTTTGTTTGGACTAGCAGCTGTTTCTGCAATCATGATGATTCGGTTAGCTAGAAAAGAAACGAAGCCTACCTTATCGTTTGTTCTAGGAATCTTGTTTGTGATTTCCACCTATATTGCAGTGATCACAGGACTATCCGCATAA
- the fabI gene encoding enoyl-ACP reductase FabI, translated as MEDLLQLKGKNIVIMGVANERSLAWGVAKSLHKAGANLIFTYRLERSLGKLNKLLKENDYSAKLIVQCDVNNDESIENAFQEIGKSVGTIHGIVHSVAFAHSEDLKGNFVDTTRSGYAFAQDTSAYSLIAVAREAKPYMTEGGSIVTMSYLGAERAVTGYNVMGVAKAALESSVKYLALDLGKENIRINAISAGAIRTLAAKGVGSFNEILHKIEETSPLKRNVTQEEVGDMTLAMLSELSRGVTGEIVYVDSGYNIIG; from the coding sequence ATGGAAGATTTACTTCAACTAAAGGGAAAAAATATTGTCATAATGGGTGTTGCTAATGAACGAAGCCTAGCTTGGGGTGTGGCAAAATCTCTACATAAAGCTGGCGCCAATCTTATTTTTACGTATCGACTAGAACGTTCACTAGGAAAATTAAATAAGCTATTAAAGGAAAATGACTATTCTGCTAAGTTAATCGTGCAATGTGATGTTAACAATGACGAAAGCATAGAAAATGCCTTTCAAGAAATCGGTAAAAGTGTCGGAACCATACATGGAATTGTACACTCTGTTGCTTTTGCTCATTCAGAAGATTTAAAAGGGAATTTTGTAGATACTACGAGATCTGGGTACGCATTTGCCCAAGATACGAGTGCATACTCTCTAATAGCTGTAGCAAGGGAAGCGAAACCATATATGACAGAAGGTGGCTCCATCGTTACCATGAGTTATCTTGGAGCAGAACGTGCTGTCACGGGCTACAATGTGATGGGGGTAGCAAAAGCAGCACTTGAGTCATCCGTAAAATACCTCGCATTGGATTTAGGGAAAGAGAACATTCGTATAAATGCCATTTCCGCTGGTGCCATTCGCACACTTGCTGCTAAAGGAGTTGGGTCCTTTAATGAAATACTTCATAAGATTGAAGAAACGTCTCCTTTAAAAAGAAATGTAACACAAGAAGAGGTAGGCGATATGACATTGGCCATGCTAAGTGAGCTTTCTAGAGGTGTAACAGGGGAAATTGTTTATGTGGATTCAGGCTATAATATAATTGGATAG
- a CDS encoding undecaprenyl-diphosphate phosphatase encodes MWELFVAFVLGVVEGLTEFAPVSSTGHMIIFDDILFQSKELYSQEVANTFKVVIQLGSILAVVFVFKDKFINMLGLERFLTKQKQPASSRLSIIQLFVGILPAGILGVLFEDFIDEHLFSVETVLIGLVIGAFLMIAADYFRPKHPQVEAVENISLKQAFLMGLFQCLALWPGFSRSGSTISGGVLVGLNHRASSDFTFIMAVPIMLGASMLSLYKNWQYFTVDVIPFFVVGFISAFIFALLAIRFFLKLINKVKLVPFAIYRIVLAVVIWLIIM; translated from the coding sequence ATGTGGGAATTATTTGTAGCGTTTGTATTAGGCGTTGTGGAAGGCCTTACCGAATTTGCACCAGTATCTTCTACAGGTCACATGATTATTTTTGATGATATTTTATTTCAGTCGAAAGAGCTATACAGTCAAGAAGTAGCGAACACTTTTAAAGTTGTCATCCAACTTGGTTCCATTCTAGCAGTCGTGTTCGTTTTTAAGGATAAATTTATTAACATGCTTGGCTTGGAAAGATTCTTAACGAAACAGAAGCAACCTGCTTCCTCCAGATTGTCTATCATTCAATTATTCGTCGGGATTCTACCGGCAGGGATACTGGGTGTGTTGTTTGAAGATTTCATTGACGAGCATCTATTTTCGGTAGAAACCGTTCTGATTGGTCTCGTAATCGGGGCTTTTCTAATGATTGCGGCCGACTATTTCCGTCCAAAGCATCCACAAGTAGAAGCGGTTGAAAACATCTCCCTAAAGCAAGCGTTTCTTATGGGACTATTTCAATGTCTTGCATTATGGCCTGGCTTCTCTCGATCCGGATCGACGATTTCAGGCGGGGTACTTGTAGGACTCAATCATAGAGCATCCTCTGATTTCACGTTTATTATGGCTGTTCCAATCATGCTAGGTGCAAGTATGCTTTCCCTATATAAGAACTGGCAGTACTTTACCGTGGATGTCATCCCGTTCTTCGTCGTTGGTTTTATCAGTGCGTTTATCTTCGCATTACTTGCCATTCGATTTTTCCTAAAGCTAATTAACAAGGTAAAGCTCGTACCATTTGCGATTTACCGAATCGTCCTTGCCGTTGTTATTTGGCTCATTATTATGTAG